In Candidatus Paceibacterota bacterium, the DNA window TTCTTCCTGTTTTGGAGGCAATTTTACCCAAATGTCCGTTACTTTCAGAAGGCCTAGTGCCACTTCCCGCATAAGGTTTATGAATAATGGTGGAAATGATTCAAACGGTGTTAATCCTCCTGCTATCATTTATTTAGTCTCACCTGCTGGGGCAGTTTCTTCTGTAAAGGTCGAGTCCACTGGCAGCGTCTCTGTCCAAGGTTTATAAATTGAGGCATTGAAAATTGAATGAAAATTACAAATTACAAATTTAAAAAAGCTTGCCCCGCGAAGCTCGACCAAAGGGAGATGCGGAGTGGGGGTTTTACTTTGGTGGAAATAATAGTTGCTTTGGGGATTTTTGTGACTACTGTTACTATCGCCATAGGGTCACTCGTTGGTCTTTATAGTGCCAATAATAAATCCCAAGCTCTATCCTCAGTCATAAATGATCTTAATTATTCGATCGAAAACATGACTCGTACTATACGTTTTGCTACAGTATTTCACTGTGGCTCTTCCGGAACGCTTACTTCTCCTCAAAGCTGTAACAATGGTGATACTTTTTTTGCTGTCAGTACTAGTTCGACTCCTACTATCTACCGTTTTCAAAACAATAAGTTAGAGCAGTCCACTAATAGTGGTGCTTCCTATGACCCCATCACTTCTTCTGAAGTTACTATCCAATATGCCAGGTTTTATGTCTTCAATACTACTAAGGGGGACAGTAATCAACCCTACGCTATACTGGTGCTGAAGGGTTTTGCCGGTGATAAACCAGGAGAACAATCGGTTTTTGATATCCAAACCACGATCTCTCAAAGAGAACTCGACATTTAAAATTGAGACACTGAAAATTTAATGAAAATTACAAAATTAAAAACCAGAAATTTAGCTCAAGGATTCACGATACTTGAGACTATAGTAGCTATTGCAATAGTTTCGTTGGCTATTGCTGGTGCTGCTTCGGCTGTGCGCATTGGTCTCGTTGGTGCTTCTTCGGCTAAAGATCAAGCGCGAGGTTTTTATTTAGCTCAAGAGGCAATCGAGATTATAAGAAACATGCGTGACGCCAATGCGTTAAATTCTTTTAATGGCGGCTCTAATAATTGGTTGACGGGTATTGCCGACATTTCCAGTGACCCTTGTTTTCCTGGCAAAACTTGTATGGTTGATGCTACTGGCCCAGGTGGAGTCTTCCTCTCTGCTTGCTCTGGAGGTTTTTCTTCTTGTTCTTTCCTTCGTCAAAATACTTCCACTTTTCTTTACGGATACAATGGAAGTTGGCCAGTTGTTCAGTTTAAAAGGGAAGTCCAGATAGAAAAAATAGCAGGTAATGAGGCCCTAGTTACAGTTTTGGTGTCATGGACTCGTGGTGCCACCCAAAAATCCTTCAAAACCAAAACTATCCTAATGGATTGGTTCTAAAATATATGAAAAATCTTTCCATCTTTCCATCTTTCCATACGTTCTCAAAATCTAAAGCAGGTTACTCCATGTTCATTGCCGTTATCATCATGGCTTCACTTACCATTATTGCTTTCTCAGTCATCAATATTTCTGTAAAAGAAACTCAGTTCGCTACTTCAAATAGGGAATCACAGTATGCTATTTTTGCTGCTGATGCTGGTATCGAGTGCGCCCTTTATTGGGATGGACAAACCAATGCTTTCTCTACCTCCACTTTGAACTCTATAACATGTGCAGGGAATCCTTCTGTTGCCGGCGGTCAAGCTATTTCAGGTACCACTACTCTCTCTAGGATAGGGGGTGGAGGTAGCAGTAATCCTACTAGTGTTTTTGGCCTCACATTTAATAATGGAGCCAACCCTACTAATGCCTGCGTTATTGTTACTGTCACTAAAAACCCTAATGCATCAACATACATTTACTCTAGGGGTTACAACAATTGTGATCTCTCCGATCCACGTCGTGTTGAGCGCGGTATCGAAGTTAGATATTAAAGGTGTTATTTTTCCTTGATTTAAAATAGTTTTTAGCTTACATTGAGTGTAAGTTCTTTCATCGCGTGGCCAGCGGTTCGCACTCACGATGACATTTGTAACATGGAGAAAGCTTCCGCTGGCCGCGCGACGACGGAATAAAAATTAAAAATTCTCAAAAACGTTTGCAAAAAATTTTGCAAACGTTTTTGAGTTATCCACACTTTTTTAAAAAATAGTTACTAAATATTTTTTTTTGCGAGATAATTAATACAGGTCGAGATGAATTTTTTTAAAATATTTTTTAAAAAAATTCAAGTGCACTTAAAAAACAAAACTCAAAACTATTATGGCAGCAAAGAAAAAGAAAGCAGCTTCTAAGAAAAAGAAAGCTACAAAGAAGAAGAGAGCTTAACTGTCCTCTTCCCACTTAAAGAAAAATTCCTCTCACGAGGAATTTTTCTTTTGGTATTCTTTCCCCTTGATAAGGGGAAAGTGGCCCGAGGCTTTGCGAGGTGCCGAAAGGGGTGAATTAAAAGAGAAAATCAAAGCTTTTTATGCTAATATGTGCCCATTATGTCATTTTTGGCTAAAATATTTGGCAACGAGAACGATAAGGAAATCAAAGCTCTTCAGCCTATAATCGAAAAAATAAATAGTCTCGAAGTCGTCACTTCTGCTTTGAGTGACTCTGAACTTTTGACAAAAACTGCTGAATTTAAAAATAGATTAAATCCGCCAGTTGGCGGAAGAGAGAGTCTTGACGATATTTTACCAGAAGCTTTTGCTGTGGTGAGGGAAGCCTCCAGAAGGACGCTTGGTCAAAGACATTTCGATGTTCAACTTATGGGAGGAGTGGTTTTACATAATGGAAATATTTCAGAGATGAGAACTGGAGAAGGGAAAACTCTCGTAGCTACTTTACCTGCATATCTCAATGCTCTTTCTGGAAAGGGTGTCCATGTGGTTACGGTAAACGATTATCTTGCTCGTCGCGATGCTACATGGATGGGGCAAATTTATAATGCTTTAGGATTAAAAGTGGGAGTCCTCTCTCATGATTCTTCTTTTGTATATGATCCCGCTCATACGGAGAAGGATAAAGAGAGGGATGAAATTGGAGCTTTCCATATCGTGCACGAATTTCTGCGTCCCGTCTCGAGGATGGAGGCTTATGATGCTGATATAACCTATGGCACTAACAGTGAATTCGGTTTCGACTATCTTCGCGATAATTTGGAGTATGACGCAAAACTGGTTCGTCAAAAAAATCATGCTTTTGCTATTGTCGATGAGGTCGACTCTATTCTTATAGACGAAGCGCGCACTCCTCTTATTATTTCTGCTCCGTCTGCCGAATCAGGGGATCTCTATAAAAAGTTTGCTTCTGTGGCTCTTAGACTAAAACCGGAGGAGCACTATACTGTGGACGAAAAAATGCGCTCAGTATTCATTACTGATGCTGGTATAGAAAAAACAGAACAAATCTTGGGTATTGAAAATATTTATGCCGTAGGTACTGGGAGTGCCGAAGGAGGAGTCAAATTTGTGCATCATTTGGAGACTGCTCTTAAGGCGAAAGCTCTATATCATAGCGATAAGGAGTATGTAGTCAGGGAGGGCGAAGTCGTGATAGTGGACCAATTTACCGGGAGGATGCAGCCTGGGCGAAGATGGTCGGAAGGTCTACATCAAGCCATCGAAGCAAAAGAGGGAGTGTCTGTCCAGAAAGAGTCAAAAACCTATGCTTCTATAACCTATCAAAACTATTTTAGGATGTATCAAAAACTATCAGGCATGACCGGTACTGCTTATACTTCTCGCGAAGAATTTTATAAGGTTTATGGATTAAATACTGTAGTAATTCCTACTAATAAGTCAGCTCAAAGGATTGATCGTGATGATCTTATATTCCAGACAGAAAAAGGTAAGTGGAAAGCTTTAGCTAGAAAAATAAAAGAGTTGCAGAAGAATGGTCAACCAGTTCTTATTGGTACTATCTCGATCGAGCACAATGAGCTTTTAAGTGATTACTTGAAAACGGAAGGTGTTGCGCACGAACTTCTCAATGCCAAAAACCATGAAAGGGAAGCCGAAATTATCGCTCAAGCCGGAGCGAAAGGAAAAGTGACGATCGCTACTAATATGGCTGGTCGAGGAGTCGACATCAAGCTCGGAGGCAATCCTTCTTCTCTTGAACAGTATGAGGAAGTGAAAGCTTTGGGTGGTTTAGTAGTGTTTGGTACAGAGAGACATGATGCTCGTCGTATCGACAATCAGCTTCGAGGCAGGTCTGGTCGGCAGGGTGACCCTGGCCAAACTCAATTTTTTGTATCGATGGAGGACCATATAATGCGGGTTTTTGCTTCCGATATGGTGAAGCGTATGATGGGGCGCCTCGGTATCCCCGAAGATGAACCGATTGAAAATAAGCTGATCACTCGTTCTCTCGAAAGTGCTCAGGAGAAAATAGAAGGCCTAAATTTTGATGCCCGTAAACATGTACTTGAATATGATGATGTTTTAAACTTCCAACGCCGGACTTTCTACGAAAGAAGAAGAAAAATATTGATGGAGGAACAGGATGAACGGGTGCGTGCAGCTAAACTCCAAGTTTACGATATGTTTTGGGTGGAGCATTTGGAAGTGATGGACTATCTTCGCTCTTCGGTAAACCTTCGTGCTTATGGTCAGCGCGATCCTCTTGTGGAGTATAAAAAAGAGGGCTTGAAACTATTCAAGGAAATGGAGGAGGCTATAGAGCATGCAGCGGAAGAAGCGCTTAAAAATCTTGCCAACACACCTATTTCTACCATGTCGACAAACAATGTCATGGTTCAGGCTGCTAAAATAACAAACTCGAACGCCTCACCTCAGAGGAAAGATATAGGTAGGAATGATCCATGTTGGTGTGGTTCAGGAAAGAAGTTCAAGAAGTGTGGGTTAATTGGGACAAAAGAACATAATGAGAATATGGCCAAGCTGGGTAAGTCCTAAAACGAAAGAGCTATCTTTGTTAAGATAGCTCTTTCTCTAACCTCCTAAATCGCTAAATAAGCCCTAGTTTACAAGATAAAATCGATTTCAACCTTTCCGTCACCTGCTCGTATTTCTCTGATAATTGATCGCAATATAAGCTTCTTTTCATCGAGCTGGAGCGCATTCCAAAAGGTATCGAAATCTTTCATCGATTCGACCAATTTTGCCATTACCGCTTCCTTTTGTGCGGAGAGGGAACATAATGATGTGAGACTATCCCTCTCCACATGCATTTTCATGTTTTCTTCTCTTAATCGGGCAATACTATTTTGGTATTGCTCTAGGCTTTCAACCCCTTTCTCATAAGCCTCAAGATGTCTATTTTCCTTTTCTGGATAGAGCATGATTTCTCTTTCTAACCTCTTGATCTCTTTTTCTCGGTCGCCAGTTATATAATCATTTCTATCGTACACGATTTTCTCTTGAACTTTCGGATGACAGTAGAGATTTTTGATGTGATTCAGAACTTCTGATTCAAGTTTTGTCGCAGACATAACTCTAGGACTACAAATCCCAGAATACTTGTACCCAGTACAGACATATTCATGGGTGACGGTGTCATTCCAATTTGGATTTTTATTTTTCCGTGAATGTCTTCTTTTCTGATAGCTGACTCCATGGCCGCAACGAATGCACTTGGCTATGCCAGTAAGTATCCCTCTCGATCTTTCAACTCCGCCCCTAGCTCCTCTGTTTCTGCTGGCTCTGATTTCCTGTGCCTTCAGAAAAATTACTCTATCGATTATTGGTTGATGGTTACCATTTCCCATATAACCCTCTCTGCCTTTAGCAATCCACTCCCTAGTAATCGCATATTTTGCGTGCCTCCAACCCCACAAAACTTTGCCAATATATACCGCATTTCCCAAAATATACTTTATCCCTCTGCTTGACCATAATCCACCTTTAGGAGATTTCCAACCTTTATTGTTCATTTCAATCGTGATTTTCCTTACTCCCTTTCCTGAAATAAATTCAGAAAATATGAATTTAACACGACTGGCCGCTTCCTCATCAATCACGATCTCTCTTTTGGCCTTTCGTCCTTCAAAATACCTATTGACCTTATACCCATAAGGAACTCGATTTGGCAGAGAGCCAGCTTTGGCTACATTTTCTTTCCCTTCTTTCATTCTTCTGCGAATTTGTTTACGCTCTAAATCTGATCGCATATCAGAGATGGTCTCAGTGATGGTAGCCATATCATCCTCATCCGGATCGTAGGTGTTTCTCGACCTCGGTTCAATCGGAGTATTCAAGCTGTAAACTTGGATACCCAACTCTTTTAATTCTTGCCTGATAATAGCGGCTGAATCTTTATTGCGAGCAAATCTGTCAAAATCTTTAACTACGATTAAGTCGAATTTCTTTTCTCTGGCATCTCTAAGCATTGATTGCAATCCATGCCGCTCGTCTGTAAGGTGACCAGAAATTCCTCCATCTTGGTATTCTTCTATGAATTCCCAGCCTTTGGATTTTATGACAGCCTTGCACTTTTCTAATTGAGCTGGAAGAGATGTTTTATCTTCGTCAGCCTGCTCTTTGGTGGAGACTCTGGCATAAATCACCGCTCTTAATTTCTTTACTGATGCAGTTGCTTTTGCCTCTCGTCGCTTGTATATTTGAAGCGACGAAAGCAAAATCTGCTCATCGTTTGCTAGAAGCCCTTCGCCCTGAAAAGTTGAGGGGTTTTTAGTTTCCATTTCTACATTGTTCATTTTTCTTTTTAATTAACTGCTAATAGGGTAGGGATGTTAACTTCAATTTACCCATACCCACAGGAATTCTGTGGGTAGCATCCAACCGTTACTTGTTTATTATCCTGTAATTGTTGATTTGATAAGTAGACAAAGCCTTTCTTAGATGAATTGTCTCCTCATCTGATCTGCCTAGTGCAAACCACCACCTAAATAGATTATAGATTTTATCCTCCGTCATTTTTAAGCTATTTAATGCCCTAGAGACCATCTTATATTCTTCAACCCCAAATACAGGTTCAACGCTGACTTCTTTTAGACACATCTGCCTGAATTTCTCTATAATTCTAGGTATTCTTTCGTCTTTTACCTTCGAGGAAATAAATGTTTTCTCTTTTTTTGAAGAGAAAACATTCTTCTCTGTTGTATTCTCTGTAATAGAGGTTTCTTCCTTTTTGGAGTATTCGATTATCCTCTTATATAGGATATCCAGGTCTACTTTGTAATGCAGAGTGGGAGAACCATTAACTTTTATAAGCTCAGTTTTTATTACCTCCATTTTTTCTAATAATCTTCTGACACGGTCTTGTTGCTTGATTGAAAGTGTTGTTTCTCCTTCAATCTGCTTTTTTGTCTTGTATATGTACCCATCTTCTCTCCAGCCTTTATCTCCCCAGAAATATATCTGCTGGAAAAATAAAGCTGAATTTATTCCACCCAGTGCTTTCGCATATATTTGATGGAATGCTATCGGTCTTTTTGAAAGACTTGATACTATTAAGTCCATTTCTCGTTTTGTCATTTTTCTTTTTTGGTTTGTCTTTCCGGCCTCAATCCTAGGAATGGTTTTAGAATCCTCACCATACTTAACCTCGCCAACATTCCCAGGGTCGAGGCAAGAAAGACTTGCCTCAGTTACCTTTTCTAATAATAGGGAGAAATTAAGTTCGACTTTTCAACTTCTCTCTGTACTACTTGCGGAATTATCCTTGAAATAATTTCTGCAAGTTTTTCTGCTGATGCTAATAATTGTTCATTAATTTTTGTGTTCATAATTAACAAACCGCCGAGGCAGTGACGACTCGGCGGTTTGTTATGAGTGGCCACTGCAGGCCGCATTTCTGCGAACCTAGTGCCAATGGTAAATCTACCTACAAAATCTGTAGACTACTTTTAACTTCCAAATTAAAAATCACAAACTCTGCAATTTCTTTTGCAGTGATACGACCTTTCTGACAATCTCGGCTGTGACTTCACTAAACCCGTTTTCTTTCATTAGTCTTGCAATCACAATATCTCGGCTTTTTTCGTATTGCTTTATACCCAATGCTTCATTGGATTTTTTAGAAAAATCAAAAATGAGACCATCCCTTTCAGACATTGGTCTTTTTCTGATTCGTACTTCTTTTCCAATAATCTTTTCAATTTTCTTCCAATTTTTAGAAATATATTCCTTAACGCTGTCTCTCGAGGCTCCTTTGTGGATCAATAGTTTTACATATGGCTCGCCAGATTTTTTCCAGTATTCTTCAGGATTGAATTCTTGATCTTGGAATCTGCTTTCAATAAGAAGGCAACCAAAATTATTCGGTAGGAAATATTTCTTTAGAACTTTATCAGAAAAAACTATTTTGCTTTCTAAAAATTCAACAAAGCTTAGTGGTATTTTGAAGTCTCCAATTAAATTCTGTTTTGCCTTATTAAAACTCTGAAGTTTTTGATAATCCACATCATTCTTTTTGAACATATCTTCATCCCACGATTCCTTTTTCAATAACCACCCAAACCCATCTTTTAGAGAATTATACCCATCAATTTCAATACCAAATCCAGCTCGAATATTGCGTATCTTTATTTGGAAAAGTTTATTTTTATCCAGTTTCTCAAAGAAAACTGAGACCTTTTTGTCATTGCTCATGCCCCGATATTACTCCTTCTGTAGCTTGGCTTCAAATGCCAATACTGATAATATGAAGTCACAACTAAATATAAAACTTAGTAGCCTAAATCAGCCCTATGGACTGACATGGCGAAAAGTGAAGAAAGTCGTATAAGGCACAAAGAACCCTCACGGGTCGCCTTATACGCCATATCGGGAAACTGGTATGAGAGCTTCGGCTCTACCGTGGGGGCTTTTTGTATATATTTATAAATTATTAAAATAACATGGCTCAAAAACTAATTTGTTCCTCTTGTGGATTTATTGGAGATCCAAAGTCAAAAATGAAAGGCAATGGTCTAATAGAAGTCATCCTTTGGCTAACCTTTATTATCCCAGGAATCATTTACACAATCTGGCGTCGTAATTCCTGGCAGAAAACATGTCCATCTTGTGGTCAGAATAATTTAATACCCACTGATACTCCTGTGGGGATGAAATTATTAAAAGACCAAGATAAGAACCCGGATGATTTTATCGAACATCAAAAACCTGAAGATCCTCTACTTAAAAAAGCCAAACGCAGACAAACCATTATCGGTATTTGTGTGGTAGTTGTTTTTTGGATTATTTATATCGCACTTGCCTAAATTTTATAAATGAAAGCCGCCCGGAAAGCGAACGGCTCTCGGGGCGGTATTAATCAAGATATGCTTTGGTGATAGAGCGAGCGATTTTCCGAGCTTCTCCTTGCAGAAAGCGTTGATGATCTCGAATTAGTGGTTTTCTCTCGGGAATTGTGATGATCGCCCATTCAGGACCCAGAGACTCCTTTTCTCTGAGAACAAATCTTTTGCCATAGAGTTGAGAAAGTCCAAGAGTCCAACCACGGCTCGGGTATCTCCCAAGAAGATAGTGGATGTGAATCTCGCTTTTACCTTCTGCTGTTGTACATTCGGTTAAGGCAAATACATCGCCAATCCGAGGCAGTCCGGCAAAAGGTCCGAGGTTTGTCATAAATCCTCGATCTAACAGAAGCCCATAGTCTCGATCCGATAACTGAACCTTTGATCGAGCCAGAATTTTCTCTATCTTACATTCCAACTTTTT includes these proteins:
- a CDS encoding type II secretion system protein gives rise to the protein MKITNYKFKKACPAKLDQREMRSGGFTLVEIIVALGIFVTTVTIAIGSLVGLYSANNKSQALSSVINDLNYSIENMTRTIRFATVFHCGSSGTLTSPQSCNNGDTFFAVSTSSTPTIYRFQNNKLEQSTNSGASYDPITSSEVTIQYARFYVFNTTKGDSNQPYAILVLKGFAGDKPGEQSVFDIQTTISQRELDI
- a CDS encoding type II secretion system protein produces the protein MKITKLKTRNLAQGFTILETIVAIAIVSLAIAGAASAVRIGLVGASSAKDQARGFYLAQEAIEIIRNMRDANALNSFNGGSNNWLTGIADISSDPCFPGKTCMVDATGPGGVFLSACSGGFSSCSFLRQNTSTFLYGYNGSWPVVQFKREVQIEKIAGNEALVTVLVSWTRGATQKSFKTKTILMDWF
- a CDS encoding pilus assembly PilX N-terminal domain-containing protein, producing the protein MKNLSIFPSFHTFSKSKAGYSMFIAVIIMASLTIIAFSVINISVKETQFATSNRESQYAIFAADAGIECALYWDGQTNAFSTSTLNSITCAGNPSVAGGQAISGTTTLSRIGGGGSSNPTSVFGLTFNNGANPTNACVIVTVTKNPNASTYIYSRGYNNCDLSDPRRVERGIEVRY
- the secA gene encoding preprotein translocase subunit SecA, with protein sequence MSFLAKIFGNENDKEIKALQPIIEKINSLEVVTSALSDSELLTKTAEFKNRLNPPVGGRESLDDILPEAFAVVREASRRTLGQRHFDVQLMGGVVLHNGNISEMRTGEGKTLVATLPAYLNALSGKGVHVVTVNDYLARRDATWMGQIYNALGLKVGVLSHDSSFVYDPAHTEKDKERDEIGAFHIVHEFLRPVSRMEAYDADITYGTNSEFGFDYLRDNLEYDAKLVRQKNHAFAIVDEVDSILIDEARTPLIISAPSAESGDLYKKFASVALRLKPEEHYTVDEKMRSVFITDAGIEKTEQILGIENIYAVGTGSAEGGVKFVHHLETALKAKALYHSDKEYVVREGEVVIVDQFTGRMQPGRRWSEGLHQAIEAKEGVSVQKESKTYASITYQNYFRMYQKLSGMTGTAYTSREEFYKVYGLNTVVIPTNKSAQRIDRDDLIFQTEKGKWKALARKIKELQKNGQPVLIGTISIEHNELLSDYLKTEGVAHELLNAKNHEREAEIIAQAGAKGKVTIATNMAGRGVDIKLGGNPSSLEQYEEVKALGGLVVFGTERHDARRIDNQLRGRSGRQGDPGQTQFFVSMEDHIMRVFASDMVKRMMGRLGIPEDEPIENKLITRSLESAQEKIEGLNFDARKHVLEYDDVLNFQRRTFYERRRKILMEEQDERVRAAKLQVYDMFWVEHLEVMDYLRSSVNLRAYGQRDPLVEYKKEGLKLFKEMEEAIEHAAEEALKNLANTPISTMSTNNVMVQAAKITNSNASPQRKDIGRNDPCWCGSGKKFKKCGLIGTKEHNENMAKLGKS
- a CDS encoding recombinase family protein; translation: MNNVEMETKNPSTFQGEGLLANDEQILLSSLQIYKRREAKATASVKKLRAVIYARVSTKEQADEDKTSLPAQLEKCKAVIKSKGWEFIEEYQDGGISGHLTDERHGLQSMLRDAREKKFDLIVVKDFDRFARNKDSAAIIRQELKELGIQVYSLNTPIEPRSRNTYDPDEDDMATITETISDMRSDLERKQIRRRMKEGKENVAKAGSLPNRVPYGYKVNRYFEGRKAKREIVIDEEAASRVKFIFSEFISGKGVRKITIEMNNKGWKSPKGGLWSSRGIKYILGNAVYIGKVLWGWRHAKYAITREWIAKGREGYMGNGNHQPIIDRVIFLKAQEIRASRNRGARGGVERSRGILTGIAKCIRCGHGVSYQKRRHSRKNKNPNWNDTVTHEYVCTGYKYSGICSPRVMSATKLESEVLNHIKNLYCHPKVQEKIVYDRNDYITGDREKEIKRLEREIMLYPEKENRHLEAYEKGVESLEQYQNSIARLREENMKMHVERDSLTSLCSLSAQKEAVMAKLVESMKDFDTFWNALQLDEKKLILRSIIREIRAGDGKVEIDFIL